The following proteins are encoded in a genomic region of Arvicanthis niloticus isolate mArvNil1 chromosome 21, mArvNil1.pat.X, whole genome shotgun sequence:
- the Usp19 gene encoding ubiquitin carboxyl-terminal hydrolase 19 isoform X4 gives MSTGAGATGPRRGPPGLEEATSKKKQKDQANQESKDGDPRRVSIPQKEPSKDELLLDWKQNADEVIVKLRVGTGPVRLEEVDAAFTDTDCVLRLPDGRQWGGVFFAEIQSSCTKVQARKGGLLQLTLPKKVPLLTWPSLLKPLGTQELVPGLRCQENGQELSPIALEPGSEPRRAKQEARNQKRAQGRGEVGSGAGPGAQAGPSAKRAVHLHRGPEGEGSMDGPGPQGDAPSFLSDSATQVEAEEQLHVPPVNHQTGLLGAEKNLALLTVDKTVSPRNDPVTPVMVQNRDPEEDDHVKEEMAVGADSTALVDEPESMVNLAFVKNDSYEKGPDSVVVHVYVKAICRDTSRVLFREQDFTLIFQTRDGNFLRLHPGCGPHTIFRWQVKLRNLIEPEQCTFCFTASRIDICLRKRQSQRWGGLEAPATRVGGAKVAVPTGPTPLDSTPPGGGPHPLSGQEEARAVEKEKPKARSEDSGLDGVVSRTPLEHVAPKPEPHLASPKPTCMVPPMPHSPVSGDSVEEDEEEEKKVCLPGFTGLVNLGNTCFMNSVIQSLSNTRELRDFFHDRSFEAEINYNNPLGTGGRLAIGFAVLLRALWKGTHQAFQPSKLKAIVASKASQFTGYAQHDAQEFMAFLLDGLHEDLNRIQNKPYTETVDSDGRPDEVVAEEAWQRHKMRNDSFIVDLFQGQYKSKLVCPVCSKVSITFDPFLYLPVPLPQKQKVLPIFYFAREPHSKPIKFLVSVSKENSSASEVLDSLSQSVHVKPENLRLAEVIKNRFHRVFLPSHSLDAVSPTDVLLCFELLSPELAKERVVVLEVQQRPQVPSIPISKCAACQRKQQSEDEKLKRCTRCYRVGYCNQFCQKTHWPDHKGLCRPENIGYPFLVSVPASRLTYARLAQLLEGYARYSVSVFQPPFQPGRMALESQSPGCTTLLSTSSLDAGDSEREPIQPSELQLVTPVAEGDTGAHRMWPPADRGPVPSTSGISSEMLASGPIEGCSLLAGERVSRPEAAVPGYQHSSESMNTHTPQFFIYKIDASNREQRLEDKGETPLELGDDCSLALVWRNNERLQEFVLVASKELECAEDPGSAGEAARAGHFTLDQCLNLFTRPEVLAPEEAWYCPQCKQHREASKQLLLWRLPNVLIVQLKRFSFRSFIWRDKINDLVEFPVRNLDLSKFCIGQKEEQLPSYDLYAVINHYGGMIGGHYTACARLPNDRSSQRSDVGWRLFDDSTVTTVDESQVVTRYAYVLFYRRRNSPVERPPRAGHAERHPDLGPAAEAAASQASRIWQELEAEEEMVPEGPGPLGPWGPQDWVGPPPRGPTTPDEGCLRYFVLGTVAALVALVLNVFYPLVSQSRWR, from the exons ATGTCTACTGGGGCCGGTGCTACAGGCCCAAGGAGGGGGCCTCCAGGATTGGAGGAGGCCACTagtaagaagaaacagaaggatcaagCAAACCAGGAAAGTAAAGATGGAGATCCCAGGAGAG TGTCCATCCCTCAAAAGGAGCCGTCCAAAGATG AACTGTTGCTCGACTGGAAGCAGAATGCAGATGAGGTGATTGTTAAGCTGAGGGTGGGAACAGGTCCTGTACGGCTGGAGGAAGTAGACGCTGCTTTCACAGACACAGACTGTGTGCTGAGGCTTCCAG ATGGTCGGCAGTGGGGTGGTGTCTTCTTTGCTGAAATACAAAGTTCTTGCACCAAAGTGCAGGCTCGCAAAGGTGGTCTTCTCCAGTTGACACTACCCAAGAAGGTGCCTCTGCTCACATGGCCCTCTCTCCTG AAACCTCTAGGGACCCAAGAGCTGGTGCCAGGGTTGCGGTGCCAGGAGAATGGGCAAGAGCTGTCTCCCATTGCCCTGGAGCCAGGCTCTGAGCCCCGCAGAGCTAAGCAGGAAGCCCGAAACCAGAAGCGGGCCCAGGGCCGTGGTGAGGTAGGCTCAGGGGCTGGCCCTGGGGCACAGGCAGGGCCCAGCGCCAAGAGGGCTGTTCATCTTCACAGAGGGCCAGAAGGGGAAGGGTCCATGGATGGCCCTGGCCCCCAGGGCGATGCCCCATCCTTCCTGTCTGACTCAGCTACCCAG gtTGAAGCTGAGGAGCAGCTCCATGTTCCACCAGTGAACCATCAAACAGGTCTCTTGGGTGCAGAGAAGAATTTAGCCCTTCTGACAGTAGACAAGACGGTGTCCCCCAGGAATGACCCAGTCACCCCAGTCATGGTCCAGAACAGAGACCCTGAGGAAGATGACCATGTCAAAGAGGAGATGGCAGTCGGAGCTGATTCTACAGCCTTAGTGGATG AACCAGAGTCAATGGTGAACCTGGCATTTGTCAAGAATGACTCTTATGAGAAGGGGCCGGATTCGGTGGTGGTACACGTGTACGTGAAGGCAATCTGCAGGGACACCTCCCGAGTACTTTTCCGAGAGCAGGACTTCACGTTGATTTTCCAGACCAG GGATGGAAACTTTCTGAGGCTGCATCCGGGCTGTGGGCCCCACACCATCTTCCGCTGGCAGGTGAAGCTCAG GAATTTGATTGAGCCAGAGCAATGCACATTCTGTTTCACGGCCTCTCGAATCGATATCTGCCTCCGGAAGCGGCAGAGTCAGCGCTGGGGGGGACTGGAGGCCCCTGCTACACGAG TGGGTGGTGCAAAGGTTGCCGTGCCGACAGGTCCAACCCCTTTGGATTCAACCCCTCCAGGAGGTGGCCCCCACCCCCTGTCAGGCCAAGAAGAAGCCAGGGCTGTGGAGAAGGAAAAACCTAAGGCTCGATCTGAGGACTCAGGGCTCGATGGTGTGGTGTCCCGCACCCCTTTGGAGCATGTAGCCCCAAAGCCAGAGCCACACTTGGCCTCG CCCAAACCCACATGTATGGTGCCTCCAATGCCTCATAGTCCGGTGAGTGGAGATAGTGTGGAGGAGGacgaagaggaagagaagaaggtgtGCCTGCCGGGCTTTACCGGCCTTGTCAACTTAGGGAACACCTGCTTCATGAATAGTGTCATTCAGTCACTGTCCAACACTCGGGAACTTCGTGACTTCTTCCATG ACCGATCCTTTGAAGCTGAGATTAACTACAATAACCCACTGGGGACTGGTGGGCGTCTGGCCATTGGCTTTGCTGTGCTTCTCCGGGCCCTGTGGAAGGGTACTCACCAAGCCTTTCAGCCCTCCAAGTTAAAG GCCATTGTAGCAAGCAAGGCCAGCCAGTTCACAGGCTATGCACAGCATGATGCCCAAGAATTCATGGCTTTTTTGTTGGATGGgctgcatgaagacctgaatcgGATCCAAAACAAACCCTACACAGAGACTGTGGACTCCGACGGGCGGCCTGATGAG GTGGTGGCTGAGGAAGCGTGGCAACGGCACAAGATGAGGAACGACTCATTCATTGTGGACCTGTTTCAGGGCCAGTACAAGTCAAAGCTGGTGTGCCCTGTGTGTTCCAAG GTCTCCATCACTTTTGACCCGTTTCTTTATCTGCCGGTACCCTTGCCACAAAAGCAAAAGGTTCTCCCCATATTTTATTTTGCCAGGGAGCCCCACAGCAAACCCATCAAG TTCCTGGTGAGTGTTAGCAAGGAGAACTCCAGCGCAAGTGAAGTTTTGGACTCCCTCTCTCAGAGTGTCCACGTGAAGCCTGAGAACCTGCGCCTGGCTGAG GTAATTAAGAATCGTTTCCACCGTGTTTTCTTGCCCTCCCATTCACTGGACGCTGTCTCCCCAACGGATGTGCTCCTCTGCTTTGAGCTACTATCCCCAGAGTTGGCTAAGGAGCGGGTAGTGGTGCTAGAGGTGCAGCAG CGCCCCCAGGTACCCAGCATTCCTATCTCCAAGTGCGCAGCCTGCCAGCGGAAGCAGCAGTCAGAAGATGAAAAACTGAAGCGCTGTACCCGTTGCTATCGTGTGGGCTACTGCAACCA gTTCTGTCAGAAAACCCATTGGCCTGACCACAAAGGCCTCTGCCGCCCTGAGAACATTGGCTACCCCTTCCTGGTCAGTGTACCTGCTTCACGCCTCACTTATGCCCGCCTTGCTCAGCTACTAGAAGGTTATGCCCG GTACTCTGTGAGTGTATTCCAACCGCCCTTCCAGCCTGGCCGCATGGCTTTGGAATCCCAGAGCCCAGGCTGTACCACGTTGCTTTCAACCAGTTCTCTGGATGCTGGGGATAGTGAAAGAGAACCCATCCAGCCTTCTGAGCTCCAGTTGGTGACTCCTGTGGCTGAGGGGGATACAGGGGCTCATCGCATGTGGCCGCCTGCTGATCGGGGTCCTGTGCCTAGCACCAGTGGAATTTCTTCAGAGATGCTTGCCAGTGGGCCTATTGAAGGTTGTTCCTTGCTTGCTGGTGAGAGGGTGTCTCGGCCTGAAG CTGCTGTGCCTGGGTACCAACACTCAAGTGAATCTATGAACACTCACACACCCCagttcttcatctataaaattgaTGCGTCAAACCGTGAGCAGCGGCTTGAGGACAAAG GGGAGACACCATTGGAGCTAGGTGATGACTGTAGCCTGGCTCTAGTGTGGCGGAACAATGAACGCCTGCAGGAGTTTGTGTTGGTAGCCTCCAAGGAGCTGGAGTGTGCTGAAGATCCAGGCTCCGCTGGTGAGGCTGCCCGTGCTGGCCACTTTACCCTGGACCAGTGCCTCAACCTCTTTACTCGGCCTGAAGTGTTGGCGCCTGAGGAGGCCTG GTACTGCCCACAGTGCAAACAGCACCGAGAGGCCTCCAAACAGCTGCTGCTGTGGCGCCTGCCCAATGTGCTGATTGTGCAGCTGAAGCGCTTCTCCTTCCGAAGCTTCATCTGGCGTGACAAGATCAATGACTTGGTGGAGTTTCCTGTTCG GAACCTGGACTTGAGCAAGTTCTGTATTGGTCAGAAAGAGGAGCAGCTACCTAGCTATGACCTGTATGCTGTCATCAACCACTACGGAGGCATGATCGGTGGTCACTATACTGCCTGTGCACGGCTGCCCAATGACCGCAGTAGCCAGCGCAGTGACGTGG GCTGGCGCTTGTTTGATGACAGCACGGTGACAACAGTAGACGAGAGCCAGGTGGTGACGCGCTATGCCTATGTTCTCTTCTACCGCCGGCGGAACTCTCCTGTGGAGAGACCCCCCAGGGCAGGTCACGCTGAACGCCACCCAGACCTAGGCCCTGCAGCTGAGGCTGCTGCCAGCCAG GCTTCCCGGATTTGGCAGGAGCTCGAGGCGGAGGAGGAGATGGTGCCCGAGGGGCCTGGGCCTCTGGGTCCTTGGGGGCCCCAAGACTGGGTGGGGCCCCCGCCACGTGGCCCTACCACACCAGACGAGGGCTGCCTCCGATACTTTGTCCTGGGTACCGTGGCGGCTTTGGTGGCCCTTGTGCTCAACGTATTCTATCCTCTGGTATCTCAGAGTCGCTGGAGATGA
- the Usp19 gene encoding ubiquitin carboxyl-terminal hydrolase 19 isoform X5 encodes MSTGAGATGPRRGPPGLEEATSKKKQKDQANQESKDGDPRRVSIPQKEPSKDELLLDWKQNADEVIVKLRVGTGPVRLEEVDAAFTDTDCVLRLPDGRQWGGVFFAEIQSSCTKVQARKGGLLQLTLPKKVPLLTWPSLLKKPLGTQELVPGLRCQENGQELSPIALEPGSEPRRAKQEARNQKRAQGRGEVGSGAGPGAQAGPSAKRAVHLHRGPEGEGSMDGPGPQGDAPSFLSDSATQVEAEEQLHVPPVNHQTGLLGAEKNLALLTVDKTVSPRNDPVTPVMVQNRDPEEDDHVKEEMAVGADSTALVDEPESMVNLAFVKNDSYEKGPDSVVVHVYVKAICRDTSRVLFREQDFTLIFQTRDGNFLRLHPGCGPHTIFRWQVKLRNLIEPEQCTFCFTASRIDICLRKRQSQRWGGLEAPATRGAVGGAKVAVPTGPTPLDSTPPGGGPHPLSGQEEARAVEKEKPKARSEDSGLDGVVSRTPLEHVAPKPEPHLASPKPTCMVPPMPHSPVSGDSVEEDEEEEKKVCLPGFTGLVNLGNTCFMNSVIQSLSNTRELRDFFHDRSFEAEINYNNPLGTGGRLAIGFAVLLRALWKGTHQAFQPSKLKAIVASKASQFTGYAQHDAQEFMAFLLDGLHEDLNRIQNKPYTETVDSDGRPDEVVAEEAWQRHKMRNDSFIVDLFQGQYKSKLVCPVCSKVSITFDPFLYLPVPLPQKQKVLPIFYFAREPHSKPIKFLVSVSKENSSASEVLDSLSQSVHVKPENLRLAEVIKNRFHRVFLPSHSLDAVSPTDVLLCFELLSPELAKERVVVLEVQQRPQVPSIPISKCAACQRKQQSEDEKLKRCTRCYRVGYCNQFCQKTHWPDHKGLCRPENIGYPFLVSVPASRLTYARLAQLLEGYARYSVSVFQPPFQPGRMALESQSPGCTTLLSTSSLDAGDSEREPIQPSELQLVTPVAEGDTGAHRMWPPADRGPVPSTSGISSEMLASGPIEGCSLLAGERVSRPEAAVPGYQHSSESMNTHTPQFFIYKIDASNREQRLEDKGETPLELGDDCSLALVWRNNERLQEFVLVASKELECAEDPGSAGEAARAGHFTLDQCLNLFTRPEVLAPEEAWYCPQCKQHREASKQLLLWRLPNVLIVQLKRFSFRSFIWRDKINDLVEFPVRNLDLSKFCIGQKEEQLPSYDLYAVINHYGGMIGGHYTACARLPNDRSSQRSDVGWRLFDDSTVTTVDESQVVTRYAYVLFYRRRNSPVERPPRAGHAERHPDLGPAAEAAASQGLGPGQAPEVAPTRTAPERFAPPVDRPAPTYSNMEEVD; translated from the exons ATGTCTACTGGGGCCGGTGCTACAGGCCCAAGGAGGGGGCCTCCAGGATTGGAGGAGGCCACTagtaagaagaaacagaaggatcaagCAAACCAGGAAAGTAAAGATGGAGATCCCAGGAGAG TGTCCATCCCTCAAAAGGAGCCGTCCAAAGATG AACTGTTGCTCGACTGGAAGCAGAATGCAGATGAGGTGATTGTTAAGCTGAGGGTGGGAACAGGTCCTGTACGGCTGGAGGAAGTAGACGCTGCTTTCACAGACACAGACTGTGTGCTGAGGCTTCCAG ATGGTCGGCAGTGGGGTGGTGTCTTCTTTGCTGAAATACAAAGTTCTTGCACCAAAGTGCAGGCTCGCAAAGGTGGTCTTCTCCAGTTGACACTACCCAAGAAGGTGCCTCTGCTCACATGGCCCTCTCTCCTG AAGAAACCTCTAGGGACCCAAGAGCTGGTGCCAGGGTTGCGGTGCCAGGAGAATGGGCAAGAGCTGTCTCCCATTGCCCTGGAGCCAGGCTCTGAGCCCCGCAGAGCTAAGCAGGAAGCCCGAAACCAGAAGCGGGCCCAGGGCCGTGGTGAGGTAGGCTCAGGGGCTGGCCCTGGGGCACAGGCAGGGCCCAGCGCCAAGAGGGCTGTTCATCTTCACAGAGGGCCAGAAGGGGAAGGGTCCATGGATGGCCCTGGCCCCCAGGGCGATGCCCCATCCTTCCTGTCTGACTCAGCTACCCAG gtTGAAGCTGAGGAGCAGCTCCATGTTCCACCAGTGAACCATCAAACAGGTCTCTTGGGTGCAGAGAAGAATTTAGCCCTTCTGACAGTAGACAAGACGGTGTCCCCCAGGAATGACCCAGTCACCCCAGTCATGGTCCAGAACAGAGACCCTGAGGAAGATGACCATGTCAAAGAGGAGATGGCAGTCGGAGCTGATTCTACAGCCTTAGTGGATG AACCAGAGTCAATGGTGAACCTGGCATTTGTCAAGAATGACTCTTATGAGAAGGGGCCGGATTCGGTGGTGGTACACGTGTACGTGAAGGCAATCTGCAGGGACACCTCCCGAGTACTTTTCCGAGAGCAGGACTTCACGTTGATTTTCCAGACCAG GGATGGAAACTTTCTGAGGCTGCATCCGGGCTGTGGGCCCCACACCATCTTCCGCTGGCAGGTGAAGCTCAG GAATTTGATTGAGCCAGAGCAATGCACATTCTGTTTCACGGCCTCTCGAATCGATATCTGCCTCCGGAAGCGGCAGAGTCAGCGCTGGGGGGGACTGGAGGCCCCTGCTACACGAG GTGCAGTGGGTGGTGCAAAGGTTGCCGTGCCGACAGGTCCAACCCCTTTGGATTCAACCCCTCCAGGAGGTGGCCCCCACCCCCTGTCAGGCCAAGAAGAAGCCAGGGCTGTGGAGAAGGAAAAACCTAAGGCTCGATCTGAGGACTCAGGGCTCGATGGTGTGGTGTCCCGCACCCCTTTGGAGCATGTAGCCCCAAAGCCAGAGCCACACTTGGCCTCG CCCAAACCCACATGTATGGTGCCTCCAATGCCTCATAGTCCGGTGAGTGGAGATAGTGTGGAGGAGGacgaagaggaagagaagaaggtgtGCCTGCCGGGCTTTACCGGCCTTGTCAACTTAGGGAACACCTGCTTCATGAATAGTGTCATTCAGTCACTGTCCAACACTCGGGAACTTCGTGACTTCTTCCATG ACCGATCCTTTGAAGCTGAGATTAACTACAATAACCCACTGGGGACTGGTGGGCGTCTGGCCATTGGCTTTGCTGTGCTTCTCCGGGCCCTGTGGAAGGGTACTCACCAAGCCTTTCAGCCCTCCAAGTTAAAG GCCATTGTAGCAAGCAAGGCCAGCCAGTTCACAGGCTATGCACAGCATGATGCCCAAGAATTCATGGCTTTTTTGTTGGATGGgctgcatgaagacctgaatcgGATCCAAAACAAACCCTACACAGAGACTGTGGACTCCGACGGGCGGCCTGATGAG GTGGTGGCTGAGGAAGCGTGGCAACGGCACAAGATGAGGAACGACTCATTCATTGTGGACCTGTTTCAGGGCCAGTACAAGTCAAAGCTGGTGTGCCCTGTGTGTTCCAAG GTCTCCATCACTTTTGACCCGTTTCTTTATCTGCCGGTACCCTTGCCACAAAAGCAAAAGGTTCTCCCCATATTTTATTTTGCCAGGGAGCCCCACAGCAAACCCATCAAG TTCCTGGTGAGTGTTAGCAAGGAGAACTCCAGCGCAAGTGAAGTTTTGGACTCCCTCTCTCAGAGTGTCCACGTGAAGCCTGAGAACCTGCGCCTGGCTGAG GTAATTAAGAATCGTTTCCACCGTGTTTTCTTGCCCTCCCATTCACTGGACGCTGTCTCCCCAACGGATGTGCTCCTCTGCTTTGAGCTACTATCCCCAGAGTTGGCTAAGGAGCGGGTAGTGGTGCTAGAGGTGCAGCAG CGCCCCCAGGTACCCAGCATTCCTATCTCCAAGTGCGCAGCCTGCCAGCGGAAGCAGCAGTCAGAAGATGAAAAACTGAAGCGCTGTACCCGTTGCTATCGTGTGGGCTACTGCAACCA gTTCTGTCAGAAAACCCATTGGCCTGACCACAAAGGCCTCTGCCGCCCTGAGAACATTGGCTACCCCTTCCTGGTCAGTGTACCTGCTTCACGCCTCACTTATGCCCGCCTTGCTCAGCTACTAGAAGGTTATGCCCG GTACTCTGTGAGTGTATTCCAACCGCCCTTCCAGCCTGGCCGCATGGCTTTGGAATCCCAGAGCCCAGGCTGTACCACGTTGCTTTCAACCAGTTCTCTGGATGCTGGGGATAGTGAAAGAGAACCCATCCAGCCTTCTGAGCTCCAGTTGGTGACTCCTGTGGCTGAGGGGGATACAGGGGCTCATCGCATGTGGCCGCCTGCTGATCGGGGTCCTGTGCCTAGCACCAGTGGAATTTCTTCAGAGATGCTTGCCAGTGGGCCTATTGAAGGTTGTTCCTTGCTTGCTGGTGAGAGGGTGTCTCGGCCTGAAG CTGCTGTGCCTGGGTACCAACACTCAAGTGAATCTATGAACACTCACACACCCCagttcttcatctataaaattgaTGCGTCAAACCGTGAGCAGCGGCTTGAGGACAAAG GGGAGACACCATTGGAGCTAGGTGATGACTGTAGCCTGGCTCTAGTGTGGCGGAACAATGAACGCCTGCAGGAGTTTGTGTTGGTAGCCTCCAAGGAGCTGGAGTGTGCTGAAGATCCAGGCTCCGCTGGTGAGGCTGCCCGTGCTGGCCACTTTACCCTGGACCAGTGCCTCAACCTCTTTACTCGGCCTGAAGTGTTGGCGCCTGAGGAGGCCTG GTACTGCCCACAGTGCAAACAGCACCGAGAGGCCTCCAAACAGCTGCTGCTGTGGCGCCTGCCCAATGTGCTGATTGTGCAGCTGAAGCGCTTCTCCTTCCGAAGCTTCATCTGGCGTGACAAGATCAATGACTTGGTGGAGTTTCCTGTTCG GAACCTGGACTTGAGCAAGTTCTGTATTGGTCAGAAAGAGGAGCAGCTACCTAGCTATGACCTGTATGCTGTCATCAACCACTACGGAGGCATGATCGGTGGTCACTATACTGCCTGTGCACGGCTGCCCAATGACCGCAGTAGCCAGCGCAGTGACGTGG GCTGGCGCTTGTTTGATGACAGCACGGTGACAACAGTAGACGAGAGCCAGGTGGTGACGCGCTATGCCTATGTTCTCTTCTACCGCCGGCGGAACTCTCCTGTGGAGAGACCCCCCAGGGCAGGTCACGCTGAACGCCACCCAGACCTAGGCCCTGCAGCTGAGGCTGCTGCCAGCCAG